In Alkalinema sp. FACHB-956, the following proteins share a genomic window:
- a CDS encoding HAD family hydrolase yields the protein MMQTPNLLALDFDGVICDGLLEYFQTAWRAYCQLWHPDNTPPTEELAQTFYRLRPVVETGWEMPVLIHALESGFSEAAILQEWPNLALELLHHHRLNPKEVGAIVDGIRDRWIVQDLSSWLGEHRFYTGVIDRLKATENFVIISTKEARFIRQLLQQQGIDIQDEQLFGKEKQRPKYEILRQLKPQYETIWFIEDRLKTLQMIEQHPELTNVELFLADWGYNLSRDREIAQHSDRLKLLSLDQFHQPCDRWIGESA from the coding sequence ATTATGCAGACTCCTAATTTGCTGGCCTTAGATTTTGATGGTGTGATCTGTGATGGGCTGTTGGAATATTTCCAAACCGCTTGGCGAGCCTATTGCCAGTTATGGCATCCAGACAATACGCCCCCGACGGAGGAACTCGCACAAACGTTCTATCGCTTGCGGCCTGTGGTGGAAACGGGTTGGGAAATGCCAGTGTTGATCCATGCCCTAGAGTCGGGGTTTAGTGAAGCCGCAATTTTGCAAGAGTGGCCGAATCTAGCGTTAGAACTATTGCATCACCACCGCCTTAATCCGAAGGAAGTGGGCGCGATCGTGGATGGGATTCGCGATCGTTGGATTGTGCAGGATCTGTCCAGTTGGTTGGGGGAACATCGGTTTTATACAGGGGTGATCGATCGGCTCAAGGCGACTGAAAATTTTGTGATTATTAGTACTAAAGAAGCGCGATTTATCCGCCAATTACTGCAACAGCAGGGAATTGATATCCAGGACGAGCAACTGTTTGGCAAAGAGAAGCAACGGCCTAAGTATGAAATTCTGCGCCAACTCAAACCGCAGTATGAAACGATTTGGTTTATTGAAGATCGGCTCAAAACGTTGCAAATGATTGAACAGCATCCTGAGCTGACCAATGTGGAACTGTTTTTGGCAGACTGGGGCTATAACCTGTCCCGCGATCGCGAGATTGCCCAGCACAGCGATCGGCTCAAGCTGTTGTCTTTAGACCAATTTCACCAGCCCTGCGATCGATGGATAGGCGAGTCTGCATAA
- a CDS encoding dicarboxylate/amino acid:cation symporter, with the protein MTLSTLILLALVGGLAFGTALHDLCPAWVGLIDHYGFDPLGQIFLRLIQFVVVPLVFSSLILAMARIRNAAQMGRYTLQLLGGYLLTSSLAVALGMGTAIVLRSSVQMTELAIAPVLETPQAPDLLAWLISLVPTNPLTALATGNLLQTILSAGLIGLGIQQAGNRAQPFVQFVESIYAISEKILFLVLYASPIGVFALMSSVVANQGLGIIAKLFNYVVGDAIAILWMIAIYIAILLAFKLSPLKLFQSFSPSLSLAFGTASSNAALPVALQDAHTQYGMRDEIASFAIPLGTALKRDGSAIMQGFNAVFIAQLFHIPLTPTLLSAIFLSTFLVSLSTAGVPGAGIIMMTTVLTAAGLPVEGVAIVAGVNRLVDGLSTMLNVLGNIVHAAILDKLERNYLETIAGVTQEVTTQETVAIAMQATAGSSLNQSPVD; encoded by the coding sequence ATGACACTTTCAACGCTAATTTTGCTGGCATTGGTGGGAGGATTAGCCTTTGGAACAGCCCTCCATGATCTTTGTCCTGCTTGGGTCGGTTTAATAGACCACTATGGTTTTGATCCCCTAGGCCAAATCTTTCTGCGGTTAATTCAGTTTGTCGTCGTGCCCCTCGTCTTCTCTTCGTTGATTTTGGCGATGGCACGCATCCGCAATGCGGCTCAAATGGGGCGATATACCCTTCAGCTCTTGGGCGGCTATTTACTCACCAGTTCCCTAGCCGTCGCCCTTGGTATGGGCACCGCTATTGTGCTGCGATCGTCTGTCCAGATGACCGAGCTTGCGATCGCGCCTGTCCTAGAAACCCCCCAAGCTCCCGACCTCTTGGCATGGCTGATTAGCCTCGTCCCCACCAATCCCCTCACTGCCCTGGCAACGGGAAATTTATTGCAAACCATTCTCTCCGCAGGATTGATTGGATTGGGGATTCAGCAAGCGGGTAATCGGGCTCAACCCTTTGTGCAGTTTGTAGAGAGTATTTATGCAATTAGTGAAAAGATCTTGTTTCTAGTGCTTTACGCATCTCCGATCGGGGTGTTTGCGTTGATGAGTTCCGTCGTAGCCAATCAAGGTTTAGGCATTATTGCAAAACTATTTAACTATGTTGTAGGGGATGCTATTGCCATTCTCTGGATGATTGCGATTTACATTGCCATTCTCCTTGCATTTAAACTTTCTCCACTGAAGCTCTTTCAAAGCTTCTCTCCTAGCCTATCCCTGGCCTTTGGCACCGCCAGTTCTAATGCAGCCTTACCCGTTGCTCTCCAAGATGCCCACACCCAGTATGGAATGCGCGATGAGATTGCCAGTTTTGCCATTCCCCTGGGTACCGCCCTAAAGCGGGATGGTTCAGCCATTATGCAGGGTTTCAATGCTGTTTTTATTGCCCAATTATTTCATATTCCCCTGACGCCCACTTTGCTATCCGCTATCTTTCTCAGCACTTTTCTCGTCTCCCTCAGTACCGCTGGAGTGCCGGGGGCTGGCATTATCATGATGACAACCGTACTGACGGCTGCGGGCTTACCCGTGGAAGGCGTGGCGATCGTGGCAGGGGTCAACCGCTTGGTAGACGGCCTATCAACAATGCTCAATGTATTGGGAAACATTGTCCATGCAGCAATACTAGACAAGTTGGAAAGGAATTATTTAGAAACAATTGCTGGAGTAACACAGGAAGTAACAACACAAGAAACAGTTGCTATAGCAATGCAAGCGACCGCAGGTTCTTCGCTTAATCAATCCCCTGTAGACTAG